Proteins from a single region of Pseudomonas ekonensis:
- a CDS encoding SCO family protein — protein MTASLTRRQVLAGMGVLGLGLLAGCDTRGELSYKYGKDLSNKILGRTFKLKDTEGNTLTLSSFRGMMPMVFFGFTQCPAICPTTLARAAKIKKLMGKDGDRLQVIFITLDPERDTPQILDTYVKAFDPSFVALYGTLEETKATAKEFDVFFEKVPAGDTYTISHTATSYVYDSRGELRLGLSQSLSAQECTEDLLTVMEVC, from the coding sequence ATGACCGCTTCGTTGACCCGCCGCCAGGTGCTGGCCGGCATGGGCGTGCTGGGCCTGGGCCTGCTCGCCGGCTGCGACACCCGTGGCGAACTGTCGTACAAGTACGGCAAGGATCTGAGCAACAAGATCCTGGGACGCACCTTCAAGCTCAAGGACACCGAAGGCAACACCCTCACCCTGTCGAGCTTTCGCGGCATGATGCCGATGGTCTTCTTCGGCTTCACCCAATGCCCGGCCATCTGCCCCACCACGCTTGCCCGCGCGGCGAAGATCAAGAAGCTGATGGGCAAGGACGGCGACCGCCTGCAAGTGATCTTCATCACCCTGGACCCTGAGCGCGACACGCCGCAGATCCTCGACACCTACGTCAAGGCGTTCGACCCGAGCTTCGTCGCGCTGTACGGCACCCTGGAAGAGACCAAGGCCACGGCCAAGGAATTCGACGTGTTCTTCGAGAAGGTGCCGGCCGGCGACACCTACACGATCTCCCACACCGCCACCAGTTACGTCTACGACTCCCGGGGCGAACTGCGCCTGGGCCTGTCCCAATCGCTTTCGGCACAAGAGTGCACGGAAGATTTGCTTACCGTTATGGAGGTCTGCTGA